One stretch of Saccharopolyspora erythraea DNA includes these proteins:
- the tal gene encoding transaldolase, whose protein sequence is MTTNSNLEALSDAGVSIWLDDLSRKRINSGNLAELISDHAVVGVTSNPTIFAKALSNAADYDEQVRELAARGASVDDAVRELTTRDIREAADIFRNVYEAGHDGRVSLEVDPRLAHDTERTVAEALDLWKAVDRPNLMVKIPATVEGLPAITRVLAEGVSVNVTLIFSVERYRDVMDAYLAGLEQAKANGHDLAQIASVASFFVSRVDTEIDKRLESVEGGQELRGKAAIANARLAYAAYEEVFASDRFKALAADGGKPQRPLWASTGVKDPSYSDTRYVDELVAPNTVNTMPEATLFATADHADVRGDQVSGRAAESQQVFDSLSAAGIDLDDVFAVLEREGVDKFEKSWEELLQTVREQLDQAK, encoded by the coding sequence GTGACCACCAACAGCAACCTCGAGGCGCTGAGCGACGCGGGTGTCTCCATCTGGCTGGACGACCTCTCCCGCAAGCGGATCAACTCCGGCAACCTGGCCGAGCTGATCTCCGACCACGCGGTCGTGGGCGTCACCAGCAACCCGACGATCTTCGCCAAGGCGCTGTCCAACGCCGCGGACTACGACGAGCAGGTGCGCGAGCTGGCCGCGCGCGGCGCGAGCGTCGACGACGCCGTCCGCGAGCTGACCACCCGCGACATCCGCGAGGCGGCCGACATCTTCCGCAACGTCTACGAGGCCGGCCACGACGGCCGCGTCTCGCTGGAGGTCGACCCGCGGCTGGCGCACGACACCGAGCGCACCGTCGCCGAGGCCCTGGACCTGTGGAAGGCCGTCGACCGTCCCAACCTGATGGTCAAGATCCCGGCCACCGTCGAGGGCCTGCCTGCCATCACCCGCGTGCTGGCCGAGGGCGTCAGCGTCAACGTGACGCTGATCTTCTCGGTCGAGCGCTACCGGGACGTCATGGACGCCTACCTCGCCGGTCTGGAGCAGGCCAAGGCCAACGGCCACGACCTCGCCCAGATCGCTTCGGTGGCCTCGTTCTTCGTCTCCCGGGTCGACACCGAGATCGACAAGCGCCTGGAGTCGGTCGAGGGCGGCCAGGAGCTGCGGGGCAAGGCGGCCATCGCCAACGCCCGGCTGGCCTACGCCGCCTACGAGGAGGTCTTCGCCTCCGACCGGTTCAAGGCCCTGGCCGCCGACGGCGGCAAGCCGCAGCGCCCGCTGTGGGCCTCGACCGGCGTCAAGGACCCGTCCTACTCCGACACCCGCTACGTCGACGAGCTGGTCGCGCCGAACACGGTGAACACCATGCCGGAGGCGACGCTTTTCGCCACGGCCGACCACGCCGACGTGCGGGGCGACCAGGTGTCGGGCAGGGCGGCCGAGTCGCAGCAGGTCTTCGACTCGCTGTCGGCCGCGGGCATCGACCTCGACGACGTGTTCGCCGTGCTGGAGCGCGAGGGCGTCGACAAGTTCGAGAAGTCCTGGGAAGAACTGCTGCAGACGGTTCGCGAGCAGCTCGACCAGGCCAAGTGA
- the tkt gene encoding transketolase: protein MSVTDDLARLTTKRLPEDWTELDQRAVDTARVLAADAVENCGSGHPGTAMSLAPAAYALFQRVMRHDPSDAEWIGRDRFVLSAGHSSLTLYVQLFLSGYGLELDDLKALRKWDSKTPGHPEYGHTTGVETTTGPLGQGLATAVGMAMASRRERGLFDPEAAAGESIFDHHVYVIASDGDIEEGVTSEASSLAGTQQLGNLTVIYDANEISIEDDTRIALSEDTAKRYEAYGWQVLTVHGGEDVTGLLEAIETAKADTSRPTLIVLRTVIGYPAPTKMNTGKAHGAALGAEEVAGVKQALGFDPEKSFEVAPEVLEHARKVAERGKAAHDKWQVEFEAWAQANPERKALLDRLSKRELPAGWQEKLPTYEAGGKAVATRKASGEVLAALADVLPELWGGSADLAESNNTTMKGVESFGPAEISTGSWTAQPYGRTLHFGIREHAMGSILNGIALHGGTRPYGGTFLIFSDYMRPAVRLAALMKTPVVYVWTHDSIGLGEDGPTHQPIEQLASLRAIPGLSVVRPADANETAAAWKAILEDTSGPAGLALTRQGVPTLEGTDAEGVARGGYVLAEAGSGEPDLVIIATGSEVELAVEARKTLEADGVATRVVSMPCVEWFDAQDDAYREQVLPRGVRARVVVEAGIAQPWYRFAKDSGEIVSIEHFGASADYKTLFKEFGFTADAVVAAARRSLDNARANA, encoded by the coding sequence GTGTCCGTCACCGACGATCTTGCCCGCTTGACCACCAAGCGACTCCCCGAAGACTGGACCGAGTTGGACCAGCGCGCCGTGGACACGGCCCGGGTGCTGGCCGCCGACGCGGTCGAGAACTGCGGGAGCGGGCACCCAGGCACCGCGATGAGCCTGGCCCCCGCCGCCTACGCGCTGTTCCAGCGCGTCATGAGGCACGACCCCAGCGACGCCGAGTGGATCGGCCGCGACCGGTTCGTGCTCTCCGCCGGGCACTCGAGCCTCACCCTGTACGTGCAGCTCTTCCTCTCCGGCTACGGCCTGGAGCTGGACGACCTCAAGGCGCTGCGCAAGTGGGACTCGAAGACCCCGGGCCACCCCGAGTACGGCCACACCACGGGTGTGGAGACCACCACCGGCCCGCTCGGCCAGGGCCTGGCGACCGCGGTCGGCATGGCGATGGCATCCCGCCGCGAGCGCGGGCTGTTCGACCCCGAGGCCGCCGCGGGTGAGAGCATCTTCGACCACCACGTCTACGTCATCGCCTCCGACGGCGACATCGAGGAGGGCGTGACCTCCGAGGCGTCGTCCCTGGCGGGCACCCAGCAGCTCGGCAACCTCACGGTGATCTACGACGCCAACGAGATCTCCATCGAGGACGACACCCGCATCGCGCTGTCGGAGGACACCGCCAAGCGCTACGAGGCCTACGGCTGGCAGGTGCTCACCGTGCACGGCGGCGAGGACGTGACCGGGCTGCTCGAGGCCATCGAGACCGCCAAGGCCGACACCAGTCGCCCGACGCTGATCGTGCTGCGCACGGTGATCGGCTACCCCGCTCCGACCAAGATGAACACCGGCAAGGCCCACGGCGCCGCGCTCGGTGCCGAGGAGGTCGCCGGGGTCAAGCAGGCGCTGGGCTTCGACCCGGAGAAGTCCTTCGAGGTCGCCCCCGAGGTGCTCGAGCACGCCCGCAAGGTCGCCGAGCGCGGCAAGGCCGCCCACGACAAGTGGCAGGTCGAGTTCGAGGCGTGGGCGCAGGCCAACCCGGAGCGCAAGGCGCTGCTGGACCGCCTGAGCAAGCGCGAGCTGCCCGCGGGCTGGCAGGAGAAGCTGCCGACCTACGAGGCCGGCGGCAAGGCCGTGGCCACCCGCAAGGCCTCCGGTGAGGTCCTGGCGGCGCTGGCCGACGTGCTGCCCGAGCTGTGGGGCGGCTCGGCCGACCTCGCCGAGAGCAACAACACCACCATGAAGGGCGTGGAGTCCTTCGGCCCCGCCGAGATCTCCACCGGCAGCTGGACCGCCCAGCCCTACGGCCGGACGCTGCACTTCGGCATCCGCGAGCACGCGATGGGCTCGATCCTCAACGGCATCGCGCTGCACGGCGGCACCCGCCCCTACGGCGGCACCTTCCTCATCTTCAGCGACTACATGCGGCCCGCGGTGCGGCTCGCGGCGCTGATGAAGACCCCGGTCGTCTACGTGTGGACGCACGACTCGATCGGCCTGGGCGAGGACGGCCCGACCCACCAGCCGATCGAGCAGCTCGCCTCGCTGCGCGCCATCCCCGGCCTGTCGGTGGTCCGCCCGGCCGACGCCAACGAGACCGCCGCGGCGTGGAAGGCGATCCTGGAGGACACCAGCGGCCCCGCCGGCCTGGCGCTGACCCGCCAGGGCGTGCCGACGCTGGAGGGCACCGACGCCGAGGGCGTCGCCCGCGGCGGCTACGTGCTGGCCGAGGCCGGCTCCGGCGAGCCCGACCTGGTGATCATCGCCACCGGTTCCGAGGTCGAGCTGGCCGTGGAGGCCAGGAAGACCCTGGAGGCCGACGGCGTTGCAACCCGTGTGGTGTCCATGCCGTGCGTGGAGTGGTTCGACGCGCAGGACGATGCCTACCGCGAGCAGGTGCTGCCGCGGGGCGTGCGCGCCCGCGTGGTCGTCGAGGCCGGTATCGCGCAGCCGTGGTACCGCTTCGCCAAGGACAGCGGCGAGATCGTCTCGATCGAGCACTTCGGCGCCTCGGCGGACTACAAGACCCTGTTCAAGGAGTTCGGGTTCACCGCCGACGCCGTGGTCGCCGCGGCGCGCCGGAGCCTGGACAACGCACGCGCCAACGCGTGA
- a CDS encoding MFS transporter: MSRTSEWRSLDQRQRHVLMCTLSVNMLLFFDQTSVVVALPALQREFGASATRLQWTITAYLLALAVLMVAAGRLADRFGRRRMLLAGLAVFGLASAACAAAPSLGFLIGARFVQGVGGAVMQPLALAATSRTVGAEHRGWAVGLLSTGGTTLLTAGPLISGALLEVASWRWLFLVNLPVVVFAFHQGRRWLVASREPDPQPVEVGSLVLLMTGMAGVVVGLTEIADWGFAAAGPVAAGLLLLWLLVRHELRSPHPLLPVALMARNRALLASLVALFAIQFAVLGNAVYLVLFLQHGLGESAFTAGLVLALAGVFTPLLSLTTGQLTDRRGPWKLVVGGLVLATAGLCWVGMLAPRAGLLVLVPGLLAFSLSRPAVFTPASTGAFTTTPAERRGLASGLVTEARQLGGLLGVSACGAVLTAVQGTDLTAPARLANGFEAAMLLASAVTAAAALAVTAVLRWVR; encoded by the coding sequence GTGTCCCGTACCAGCGAGTGGCGATCGCTCGACCAGCGGCAGCGGCACGTGCTCATGTGCACGCTGAGCGTCAACATGCTGCTGTTCTTCGACCAGACCTCGGTAGTGGTCGCGCTGCCTGCGCTGCAACGCGAGTTCGGCGCCTCCGCGACCCGGTTGCAGTGGACGATCACCGCCTACCTGCTGGCGCTCGCGGTGCTGATGGTCGCCGCGGGACGGCTCGCCGACCGGTTCGGCCGCAGGCGGATGCTGCTGGCCGGGCTCGCCGTGTTCGGCCTGGCCTCCGCGGCCTGCGCGGCGGCGCCGAGCCTCGGCTTCCTCATCGGCGCCCGGTTCGTCCAGGGAGTCGGCGGTGCGGTCATGCAGCCGCTGGCGCTGGCCGCTACCTCCCGCACCGTCGGCGCGGAGCACCGCGGCTGGGCGGTGGGGCTGCTGTCCACCGGAGGCACCACGCTGCTCACGGCGGGCCCGCTGATCTCCGGGGCGCTGCTGGAGGTGGCGAGCTGGCGGTGGCTGTTCCTGGTGAACCTGCCCGTCGTGGTGTTCGCCTTCCACCAGGGACGCCGCTGGCTCGTCGCGTCGCGCGAACCCGATCCGCAGCCGGTCGAGGTCGGTTCCCTGGTGCTGCTGATGACCGGCATGGCCGGTGTGGTCGTCGGCCTCACCGAGATCGCAGACTGGGGGTTCGCGGCGGCCGGACCGGTGGCCGCCGGGTTGCTGCTGCTCTGGCTGCTGGTCCGCCACGAGCTGCGCTCGCCGCACCCGCTGCTGCCGGTCGCGCTGATGGCCCGCAACCGCGCGTTGCTCGCCTCGCTGGTGGCGCTGTTCGCCATCCAGTTCGCGGTCCTGGGCAACGCCGTCTACCTGGTGCTCTTCCTCCAGCACGGACTGGGCGAGAGCGCGTTCACCGCCGGTCTGGTGCTCGCGCTGGCCGGGGTGTTCACCCCGCTGCTGTCGCTGACCACCGGGCAGCTGACCGACCGGCGCGGACCGTGGAAGCTGGTCGTCGGCGGACTCGTGCTCGCCACCGCCGGGCTGTGCTGGGTGGGGATGCTCGCGCCGCGCGCCGGGCTGCTCGTGCTGGTCCCCGGCCTGCTCGCGTTCAGCCTCTCCCGGCCCGCGGTGTTCACCCCGGCCAGCACGGGCGCGTTCACCACCACGCCGGCCGAGCGGCGCGGCCTGGCCAGCGGACTGGTGACCGAGGCCCGCCAGCTCGGCGGGCTGCTGGGCGTCTCGGCCTGCGGCGCGGTGCTCACCGCCGTGCAGGGCACCGACCTGACCGCGCCGGCGAGGCTCGCGAACGGCTTCGAGGCCGCGATGCTGCTGGCCTCGGCGGTGACGGCCGCCGCCGCGCTCGCGGTGACCGCGGTGCTGCGCTGGGTGCGCTAG
- a CDS encoding quinone oxidoreductase family protein, with product MRAIRVQANGGPEVLKLAEIEDPSPGPREVLIDVAAAGVNFIDTYQRSGVYDLALPFTPGSEGAGTVAEVGSEVTGFAAGDRVAWAMVPGGYAERAVIPVDKLVRVPDGVDDRTAAAALLQGMTAHYLVTSTYPVKTGDTALVHAAAGGMGLLLTQLVKALGGNVIGTVSTPEKEKLAREAGADEVIRYTEADVAEEVRDLTDGRGVDVVYDGVGKSTFDASLASLRPRGLLALFGASSGPVPPQDPQRLNSGGSLFLTRPSLAHHILTAEELAWRSGELFEWIGNGTLRITVGGSYPLADAHRAHEDLEGRRTTGKLLLIP from the coding sequence ATGCGCGCTATCCGGGTACAGGCCAACGGCGGGCCGGAGGTCCTGAAACTCGCCGAGATCGAGGACCCGAGCCCGGGCCCGCGTGAGGTGCTGATCGACGTCGCCGCCGCGGGTGTCAACTTCATCGACACCTACCAGCGCTCGGGCGTCTACGACCTGGCGCTGCCTTTCACGCCCGGGTCCGAGGGCGCTGGCACCGTCGCCGAGGTCGGTTCGGAGGTCACCGGCTTCGCCGCCGGCGACCGCGTGGCCTGGGCGATGGTCCCCGGCGGTTACGCCGAGCGCGCCGTGATCCCGGTCGACAAGCTGGTGCGGGTGCCCGACGGCGTGGACGACCGGACGGCCGCGGCCGCGCTGCTGCAGGGCATGACCGCCCACTACCTGGTCACCTCGACCTACCCGGTCAAGACCGGCGACACCGCGCTGGTGCACGCCGCCGCGGGCGGCATGGGGCTGCTGCTGACGCAGCTGGTCAAGGCGCTCGGCGGCAACGTCATCGGCACCGTGTCCACGCCGGAGAAGGAGAAGCTCGCCCGCGAGGCCGGTGCCGACGAGGTCATCCGCTACACCGAGGCCGACGTCGCCGAGGAGGTCCGCGACCTGACCGACGGGCGCGGTGTGGACGTGGTCTACGACGGCGTCGGCAAGTCCACCTTCGACGCGAGCCTGGCCAGCCTCCGGCCGCGCGGCCTGCTGGCGCTGTTCGGCGCGTCGAGCGGCCCGGTGCCGCCGCAGGACCCGCAGCGCCTGAACTCCGGTGGCTCGCTGTTCCTGACCCGTCCGAGCCTGGCGCACCACATCCTGACCGCCGAGGAGCTGGCCTGGCGTTCCGGGGAGCTGTTCGAGTGGATCGGGAACGGCACGCTGCGGATCACCGTCGGAGGCAGCTACCCGCTCGCCGACGCCCACCGCGCGCACGAGGACCTCGAAGGCCGCCGCACGACCGGAAAGCTGCTGCTGATCCCGTGA
- a CDS encoding NAD-dependent epimerase/dehydratase family protein, translated as MLVAHRGRHNPENWVAVRHLHMDRAAFASAAERIGEFAPDAVVDTLAMTSTDAESVLPHLPGVPIVVLSSMDVYRAYELALAGGGRIPVPITEDSPLRQERYPHRGAPGVDGYDVDMDAYEKLDVEPLYLARAATVLRLAVVYGEHDPQRREDFVLRRVRAGRERIPVGPGNLLWSRVHVDDVARAVMAALDEPAARGEVFNICETTTVTVREWMAQILRAAGSGAELVTVADVPPESLTGTFGQHLLFSNEKARRVLGWEPGDPAESVARSVRWHLEHPPTAEDADFSADDRALES; from the coding sequence GTGCTCGTCGCGCACCGGGGCAGGCACAACCCCGAGAACTGGGTCGCGGTGCGGCACCTGCACATGGATCGCGCCGCCTTCGCGAGCGCCGCCGAGCGGATCGGCGAGTTCGCCCCCGACGCGGTCGTGGACACCCTCGCCATGACCAGCACAGACGCCGAGTCGGTGCTGCCCCACCTGCCCGGCGTGCCGATCGTCGTGCTCTCCAGCATGGACGTCTACCGCGCGTACGAACTGGCCCTCGCCGGTGGCGGCCGCATCCCGGTGCCGATCACCGAGGATTCCCCGCTTCGGCAGGAGCGCTACCCGCACCGGGGCGCGCCTGGCGTCGATGGCTACGACGTCGACATGGACGCCTACGAAAAGCTCGACGTGGAACCGCTCTACCTGGCACGGGCCGCGACCGTGCTGCGGCTGGCGGTCGTCTACGGCGAGCACGACCCCCAGCGTCGCGAGGACTTCGTGCTGCGCAGGGTCCGCGCCGGCCGCGAACGCATCCCGGTCGGGCCCGGAAACCTGCTGTGGTCGCGCGTGCACGTCGACGACGTCGCCCGCGCCGTGATGGCCGCGCTGGACGAGCCCGCGGCGCGCGGCGAGGTCTTCAACATCTGCGAGACCACGACGGTGACCGTCCGGGAGTGGATGGCGCAGATCCTGCGGGCCGCGGGATCCGGCGCCGAACTGGTGACCGTCGCCGACGTGCCGCCCGAGTCGCTCACCGGCACCTTCGGCCAGCACCTGCTGTTCAGCAACGAGAAGGCCCGCCGGGTGCTGGGCTGGGAGCCCGGGGATCCGGCGGAGTCGGTGGCGCGGTCGGTGCGCTGGCACCTCGAACATCCGCCCACCGCCGAAGATGCCGACTTCAGCGCCGACGACCGGGCGTTGGAGAGCTGA
- a CDS encoding iron chaperone: MVQSKAADVDGYLAELPDDRRRALERVRELCRAELTGFTEVMAYGMPGYQRDGTIEIAFAAQKRCISLYLLRTDVRDAFAQRLADHDMGKGCLRFRHADRIDFELVRDLLTATAATTGEVC; this comes from the coding sequence ATGGTGCAGAGCAAGGCCGCCGACGTCGACGGCTACCTCGCGGAACTCCCCGACGACCGCAGACGGGCTCTGGAGCGGGTGCGCGAGCTCTGCCGCGCCGAGCTCACCGGCTTCACCGAGGTCATGGCCTACGGCATGCCCGGGTACCAGCGAGACGGCACGATCGAGATCGCGTTCGCCGCCCAGAAACGCTGCATCTCCCTCTACCTGCTGCGCACCGACGTGCGCGACGCGTTCGCGCAGCGGCTCGCCGACCACGACATGGGCAAGGGCTGCCTGCGCTTCCGCCACGCCGACCGCATCGACTTCGAGCTCGTCCGCGACCTGCTGACGGCCACCGCCGCCACCACCGGCGAGGTGTGCTGA
- a CDS encoding glucose-6-phosphate isomerase, which translates to MATETSVEISDSALADEARPLAERLAGDKAASRLAAKDHTLWGPDAESEASIRLSWTTLHESSRPLLAEIDALRADLHSEGLDRIVLAGMGGSSLAPEVITATAGVPLTVLDTTDPGQVADALAGDLERTVLVVSSKSGTTVETDSHRRVFERAFSENGIDPVTRIIVVTDPGSPMQKAAEEAGYRKVFTADPDVGGRYSALTAFGLVPAGLAGADISALLDDAAAAFAALREDSESSPAVRLASALGAAHARGAEKVVFADTGSGIKGLPDWAEQLIAESTGKNGTGLLPVVTEDARAAGFADAGDDATTVAIGPADEAARISVDGPLGGQFLLWEFATALAGRLLGIDPFDQPDVEAAKKAARALLDGAGGGPAATPATVDGSIEVHPSGDWLSAGVGTVAEALRAFLATAPGGGYLSVQAYLDRLDDASAAVLRPELARRTGLQTTFGWGPRFLHSTGQYHKGGHQNGIFLQITGTAEEELEVPGRPYTLGELQRAQALGDGQVLAEHNRPVLRLHLNDRAAGLVELVKAVQSLHQDQAQEGEA; encoded by the coding sequence ATGGCGACCGAAACCTCAGTCGAAATCTCCGACTCGGCGCTGGCTGACGAGGCCCGGCCGCTGGCCGAGCGGCTGGCCGGTGACAAGGCGGCGAGCAGGCTCGCCGCGAAGGATCACACCCTGTGGGGCCCGGACGCCGAGAGCGAGGCGTCCATCCGGCTGTCCTGGACCACCCTGCACGAGAGCTCCCGGCCGCTGCTGGCCGAGATCGACGCGCTGCGCGCGGATCTGCACTCCGAGGGGCTGGACCGGATCGTGCTGGCCGGCATGGGCGGCTCTTCGCTGGCGCCGGAGGTGATCACCGCGACCGCCGGTGTGCCGCTGACCGTGCTGGACACCACCGATCCCGGTCAGGTCGCCGACGCGCTGGCCGGCGACCTCGAGCGCACCGTGCTGGTCGTCTCGTCGAAGTCGGGCACCACCGTCGAGACCGACAGCCACCGCCGCGTCTTCGAGCGGGCGTTCTCCGAGAACGGAATCGATCCTGTGACCCGCATCATCGTGGTCACCGACCCGGGCTCGCCGATGCAGAAGGCCGCCGAGGAGGCCGGCTACCGCAAGGTCTTCACCGCCGACCCCGACGTCGGCGGCCGCTACTCGGCGCTGACGGCCTTCGGGCTGGTGCCCGCCGGGCTGGCGGGCGCCGACATCTCCGCGCTGCTCGACGACGCCGCCGCGGCCTTCGCTGCGCTGCGCGAGGACTCCGAGAGCAGCCCGGCCGTGCGACTGGCCTCGGCGCTCGGCGCGGCGCACGCCAGGGGCGCCGAGAAGGTCGTCTTCGCCGACACCGGCTCGGGCATCAAGGGCCTGCCGGACTGGGCCGAGCAGCTCATCGCGGAGTCGACCGGCAAGAACGGCACCGGCCTGCTGCCGGTGGTCACCGAGGACGCCCGCGCCGCGGGCTTCGCCGACGCCGGTGACGACGCGACGACGGTGGCGATCGGTCCCGCCGACGAAGCGGCGCGGATCAGCGTCGACGGCCCGCTCGGCGGCCAGTTCCTGCTGTGGGAGTTCGCCACCGCGCTGGCCGGCCGCCTGCTGGGCATCGACCCGTTCGACCAGCCCGACGTCGAGGCCGCCAAGAAGGCCGCGCGTGCGCTGCTGGACGGCGCGGGCGGCGGCCCGGCCGCGACCCCTGCGACCGTCGACGGCTCGATCGAGGTGCACCCCTCGGGCGACTGGCTCTCGGCCGGGGTCGGCACCGTCGCCGAGGCGCTGCGGGCGTTCCTGGCGACCGCGCCGGGCGGCGGCTACCTGTCGGTGCAGGCCTACCTCGACCGGCTCGACGACGCCTCGGCGGCCGTGCTGCGCCCGGAGTTGGCGCGCCGCACCGGCCTGCAGACGACCTTCGGGTGGGGGCCGCGGTTCCTGCACTCCACCGGGCAGTACCACAAGGGCGGCCACCAGAACGGGATCTTCCTGCAGATCACAGGCACCGCCGAGGAGGAGCTGGAGGTCCCCGGCCGGCCCTACACGCTGGGCGAGCTCCAGCGCGCCCAGGCGCTGGGCGACGGCCAGGTGCTGGCCGAGCACAACCGGCCGGTTCTCCGGCTGCACCTCAACGACCGGGCGGCGGGCCTGGTCGAGCTGGTGAAGGCGGTGCAGAGCCTGCACCAGGACCAGGCACAGGAGGGCGAGGCGTGA
- the zwf gene encoding glucose-6-phosphate dehydrogenase: protein MSSHWQNPLRDPRDKRLPRIAGPSGLTIFGVTGDLSRKKLMPAIYDLANRGLLPPGFALTGFARRDWADQDFGQVVYEAVKEHARTPFHQTVWDRLAEGFRFVPGSFDDPPAFDRLAETVKQLDAERGTGGNHAFYLSVPPSAFPTVLKQLSRSGLTEQSPDTWRRVVIEKPFGHDLASAQELNRIVNEVFPEDSVFRIDHYLGKETVQNILALRFANQLFEPIWNAHYVDHVQITMAEDIGLGGRAGYYDGIGAARDVIQNHLLQLMALTAMEEPVSFAPQDLRAEKLKVLSATKPVGPFDQTTARGQYTGGWQGGSLVPGLHEEGGFSPDSITETYAAITLEVESRRWAGVPFYLRTGKRLGRRVTEIAVVFKRAPHLPFDDTMTEELGQNALVIRVQPDEGVTMRFGSKVPGTSMEVRDVTMDFGYGHAFTESSPEAYERLILDVLLGEPSLFPVNEEVEQSWKILDPVLDYWAAHGKPESYKAGTWGPPSADAMMARTGRTWRRP, encoded by the coding sequence GTGAGTTCGCACTGGCAGAACCCATTACGTGACCCGCGGGACAAGCGGCTGCCGCGCATCGCGGGCCCGTCCGGGCTGACGATCTTCGGCGTGACCGGCGACCTGTCCCGCAAGAAGCTGATGCCGGCGATCTACGACCTGGCCAACCGCGGGCTGCTGCCGCCGGGCTTCGCGCTCACCGGCTTCGCCCGGCGCGACTGGGCCGACCAGGACTTCGGGCAGGTCGTCTACGAGGCGGTCAAGGAGCACGCCCGCACCCCGTTCCACCAGACGGTGTGGGACCGGCTGGCCGAGGGTTTCCGGTTCGTGCCCGGTTCCTTCGACGACCCGCCGGCGTTCGACAGGCTGGCCGAGACCGTCAAGCAGCTCGACGCCGAGCGCGGCACCGGCGGCAACCACGCGTTCTACCTGTCGGTTCCGCCGTCGGCGTTCCCGACGGTGCTCAAGCAGCTGTCGCGTTCGGGGCTGACCGAGCAGTCGCCCGACACCTGGCGGCGGGTGGTCATCGAGAAGCCGTTCGGCCACGACCTGGCCAGCGCGCAGGAGCTCAACCGGATCGTCAACGAGGTCTTCCCCGAGGACTCGGTGTTCCGCATCGACCACTACCTGGGCAAGGAGACCGTCCAGAACATCCTGGCGCTGCGCTTCGCCAACCAGCTGTTCGAGCCGATCTGGAACGCCCACTACGTCGACCATGTGCAGATCACGATGGCCGAGGACATCGGCCTCGGCGGCCGGGCGGGCTACTACGACGGCATCGGCGCGGCGCGCGACGTCATCCAGAACCACCTGCTGCAGCTGATGGCGCTCACCGCGATGGAGGAGCCGGTCTCCTTCGCGCCGCAGGACCTGCGCGCCGAGAAGCTGAAGGTGCTCTCGGCGACCAAGCCGGTCGGTCCGTTCGACCAGACCACCGCGCGCGGTCAGTACACCGGTGGCTGGCAGGGCGGTTCGCTGGTGCCCGGGCTGCACGAGGAGGGCGGTTTCTCCCCCGACTCCATCACCGAGACCTACGCCGCGATCACCCTGGAGGTCGAGAGCAGGCGCTGGGCCGGGGTGCCGTTCTACCTGCGCACCGGCAAGCGGCTGGGCAGGCGGGTCACCGAGATCGCGGTGGTGTTCAAGCGCGCCCCGCACCTGCCCTTCGACGACACCATGACCGAGGAGCTGGGGCAGAACGCGCTGGTGATCCGGGTGCAGCCGGACGAGGGCGTGACGATGCGCTTCGGCTCGAAGGTCCCCGGCACCTCGATGGAGGTGCGGGACGTGACGATGGACTTCGGCTACGGCCACGCCTTCACCGAGTCCTCGCCGGAGGCCTACGAGCGGCTGATCCTCGACGTGCTGCTCGGCGAGCCCTCGCTGTTCCCGGTCAACGAAGAAGTCGAGCAGTCCTGGAAGATCCTCGA
- a CDS encoding heme o synthase, translating into MTKEFHAVGERSVVTTAVDAPQARHARRPAELLKAYAGLIKPRVIELLLVTTIPAMLLAARGIPSPWLVIATLVGGTMAAGSANALNCVADADIDQVMKRTRARPLVRHTVSNRHALVFGIALGLGSFGWLWATTNLLSAVLAVATILFYVFVYTLVLKRRTAQNIVWGGAAGCMPVVIGWAGVTGRVDWPALVMFGIIFFWTPPHTWSLAMKYRDDYERAGVPMLPVVARPTYVSRQIVVFTWLMVLWTLLLAPATGWLYAAFAVAAGAWFLYLAHRLHAQTRRGEPTKPLKLFHLSNTYLMIVCVALAVDSALSLPVLGWPF; encoded by the coding sequence GTGACCAAGGAGTTCCATGCCGTCGGTGAGCGCAGCGTCGTGACCACCGCCGTCGACGCACCCCAGGCCCGGCACGCCCGGCGCCCCGCCGAGCTGCTGAAGGCCTACGCCGGGCTGATCAAGCCGCGCGTCATCGAGCTGCTGCTGGTGACCACCATCCCGGCCATGCTGCTGGCCGCGCGCGGCATCCCGTCGCCGTGGCTGGTGATCGCCACGCTGGTCGGCGGCACGATGGCCGCGGGCAGCGCCAACGCGCTCAACTGCGTCGCCGACGCCGACATCGACCAGGTGATGAAGCGCACGCGCGCCCGGCCGCTGGTGCGCCACACCGTGTCGAACCGGCACGCGCTGGTCTTCGGCATCGCGCTCGGCCTCGGGTCCTTCGGCTGGCTGTGGGCGACCACGAACCTGCTGTCGGCGGTGCTGGCGGTCGCCACGATCCTGTTCTACGTCTTCGTCTACACCCTGGTGCTCAAGCGCCGCACGGCCCAGAACATCGTCTGGGGCGGGGCCGCGGGCTGCATGCCGGTGGTCATCGGCTGGGCCGGGGTTACCGGGCGGGTGGACTGGCCCGCGCTGGTGATGTTCGGGATCATCTTCTTCTGGACGCCGCCGCACACCTGGTCGCTGGCGATGAAGTACCGGGACGACTACGAGCGCGCCGGGGTGCCGATGCTGCCGGTGGTCGCCCGCCCGACCTACGTCTCCCGCCAGATCGTGGTGTTCACCTGGCTCATGGTGCTGTGGACGCTGCTGCTGGCCCCGGCCACCGGCTGGCTCTACGCGGCGTTCGCGGTGGCCGCGGGTGCCTGGTTCCTCTACCTCGCGCACCGGCTGCACGCGCAGACCCGACGGGGCGAGCCGACCAAGCCGCTGAAGCTGTTCCACCTGTCCAACACGTACCTGATGATCGTGTGCGTGGCGCTGGCGGTGGACTCCGCGCTCAGCCTGCCGGTGCTCGGCTGGCCGTTCTAG